One segment of Mycolicibacterium sp. YH-1 DNA contains the following:
- a CDS encoding NAD(P)/FAD-dependent oxidoreductase: MNTNSAPLKRVAVIGAGMVGLCTAWYLQEHDVDVTVFDREDVAAGSSWGNAGWLTPSIATPLPEPAVLKYGLRALLSPSSPVYVPPSLNPKLLRFLAQFARNSTATRWEKAMKALIPLNNEALAAFEEMELSLAEKSLPAVPFIAAYRNATDRKVLLEEFEQIRAAGQSVNFELLDGERARAEEPALSSEVNAAIRILDERFLNPAAFVHSVADSVQARGGTIVRDTAVDRIDDDGAGVRVAGRHFDAVVIATGARLNNLVKPYGVKRLVQAGRGYSFTVKVDHLPRGPVYFPAQRVACTPVGDRLRVAGMMEFRDVEAPADPRRISVLRDAASELLSGAHLDEREDEWVGARPCTADGLPLIGRSTNPAVFIAGGHGMWGITLGPITGKLLAQQMTTRQTPAALRAVDPLR; this comes from the coding sequence GTGAACACAAACAGTGCGCCACTGAAGCGAGTCGCGGTGATCGGTGCCGGCATGGTCGGCCTGTGCACCGCCTGGTACCTGCAGGAGCACGACGTCGATGTCACTGTGTTTGATCGCGAGGACGTCGCCGCCGGATCGAGTTGGGGTAACGCCGGCTGGCTGACGCCCAGCATCGCCACTCCCCTGCCGGAGCCCGCGGTGCTGAAGTACGGACTGCGGGCCCTGCTGAGCCCCTCCTCACCGGTCTACGTCCCGCCCAGCCTCAACCCGAAGCTGCTTCGCTTTCTTGCGCAGTTCGCGCGCAACAGCACCGCCACCCGGTGGGAGAAGGCCATGAAGGCACTGATCCCGCTCAACAACGAAGCGCTTGCCGCGTTCGAGGAAATGGAACTGAGCCTCGCGGAGAAGTCGCTTCCCGCAGTTCCTTTCATCGCCGCCTATCGCAACGCAACCGATCGCAAGGTGCTGCTCGAGGAGTTCGAACAGATCCGTGCAGCGGGCCAGTCGGTCAACTTCGAGCTACTCGACGGAGAGCGGGCGCGCGCGGAGGAGCCCGCACTGTCCTCCGAGGTCAACGCCGCGATCCGCATTCTCGACGAGCGGTTCCTCAATCCTGCGGCCTTCGTCCACTCGGTCGCCGATTCAGTTCAGGCCAGGGGCGGCACCATCGTGCGCGACACGGCCGTTGACCGCATCGACGATGACGGCGCCGGCGTACGGGTCGCAGGCCGGCACTTCGACGCCGTGGTGATCGCGACCGGGGCCCGGCTCAACAACCTCGTCAAGCCCTACGGCGTCAAACGGCTGGTGCAGGCCGGACGCGGCTACAGCTTCACCGTGAAGGTCGACCACCTCCCGCGCGGACCCGTGTACTTCCCCGCCCAGCGAGTGGCCTGCACGCCTGTCGGCGATCGCCTCCGCGTCGCAGGCATGATGGAGTTTCGCGATGTCGAAGCGCCCGCGGACCCTCGGCGCATAAGCGTGCTGCGTGACGCGGCCTCGGAACTGCTGTCCGGTGCTCACCTGGACGAGCGCGAGGACGAGTGGGTGGGTGCGCGGCCATGCACTGCCGATGGCCTCCCTCTAATCGGGCGATCGACCAACCCTGCGGTCTTCATCGCGGGCGGCCATGGCATGTGGGGTATCACCCTGGGCCCGATCACCGGAAAACTGCTCGCGCAGCAGATGACAACACGCCAGACACCGGCTGCGCTGCGCGCCGTCGACCCCCTTCGATGA
- a CDS encoding CdaR family transcriptional regulator — MLQGVDFCEALGTGVVTTLVEGSPRVVTAVHLWGDHLAAGAGSLIAAVGATEEQMQRQVVELAASVAAAVVVLPQPVSDAVRACGAERGVTLAALNPQMDWSQFIWLARGLLLDGQADVTRPASAQQRLFALAEVVAKILDSPVTIEDARSRVVAYSATTHRADVTRTSTIMGRAVPSDVLKRLRASGVLKRLARESSPFLVPAEEPGFAQRLVIPLRVGGQLIGSIWAISDDDLDPDLEARLFAACTAVTLHLVRFCAELEVAGRYSIGRLRAALAGEVAADQQDASLVAEPVRVVALQRLSSVGPREDLTLWRTFLRKKSWEDPVLVDVDAQVFAVVGERPGPGGWPWLNDIAESAPGALGASRVTAGSSGLAAARVEAVDTLAAARDLRHRSATHEQVWDTIVLSRAVTAVHTVAQSELQRLRDADRLEGTELASTVRAWLEHWGDVNAAAAMLNVHPNTVRLRMKKAERIMGADLDTPGKRVAALLLLHDRGR, encoded by the coding sequence ATGCTTCAAGGCGTGGATTTCTGCGAGGCGTTGGGTACCGGGGTTGTAACGACCCTGGTCGAGGGCAGCCCACGTGTTGTGACAGCGGTACACCTGTGGGGTGACCACTTGGCAGCAGGCGCCGGTTCGCTGATAGCTGCCGTCGGTGCCACCGAGGAACAGATGCAGAGGCAGGTCGTCGAGCTGGCCGCCAGTGTCGCCGCTGCCGTAGTCGTTCTGCCGCAACCAGTCTCAGATGCCGTCCGAGCCTGCGGCGCCGAGCGGGGCGTCACGTTGGCGGCGTTGAACCCACAGATGGACTGGTCGCAGTTCATCTGGTTGGCGCGCGGACTGTTGCTGGACGGTCAGGCGGACGTGACGCGTCCCGCATCGGCGCAGCAGCGGTTGTTCGCGTTGGCCGAGGTGGTGGCCAAGATTCTGGACTCGCCGGTCACGATCGAAGACGCCCGCAGCCGTGTGGTCGCCTACTCGGCGACCACACACCGTGCCGACGTCACCCGGACGTCAACCATCATGGGCCGCGCAGTTCCGTCGGATGTCCTGAAGCGATTGCGGGCCAGTGGGGTTCTCAAGAGGTTGGCCCGGGAGAGCAGCCCGTTTCTGGTGCCGGCCGAGGAGCCGGGCTTTGCGCAGCGTCTCGTCATCCCGCTACGCGTGGGCGGCCAGCTGATCGGTTCGATCTGGGCAATCTCAGATGACGACCTCGATCCGGATCTCGAGGCGCGCCTGTTTGCGGCGTGCACCGCGGTCACGTTGCATCTCGTGCGGTTCTGCGCCGAACTCGAGGTGGCAGGAAGGTACTCGATAGGTCGGCTCCGCGCGGCGCTCGCCGGTGAGGTCGCCGCCGACCAGCAGGACGCGTCACTGGTTGCTGAGCCAGTCAGAGTTGTGGCTCTGCAACGACTCTCGAGCGTCGGCCCGCGCGAGGATCTGACCCTGTGGCGGACGTTCCTGCGGAAGAAGTCCTGGGAGGATCCTGTGCTCGTCGATGTCGACGCACAGGTGTTCGCCGTGGTCGGCGAGCGACCCGGCCCGGGCGGCTGGCCATGGCTGAACGATATCGCTGAGTCGGCCCCCGGGGCGCTCGGAGCGAGCAGAGTCACCGCAGGTAGCTCCGGGTTGGCGGCGGCCCGTGTGGAAGCGGTCGATACGCTGGCCGCGGCGCGCGACTTGAGGCATCGCTCTGCGACACACGAACAGGTTTGGGACACCATCGTTTTGAGCCGCGCTGTCACCGCGGTTCACACCGTGGCGCAGAGCGAATTGCAGCGCTTGCGCGATGCCGATCGCCTCGAGGGCACCGAGCTCGCCAGCACCGTGCGTGCCTGGCTCGAGCACTGGGGGGACGTCAACGCCGCCGCGGCCATGTTGAATGTCCATCCGAACACCGTGCGACTGCGGATGAAGAAGGCCGAGCGAATCATGGGTGCGGACCTGGATACGCCAGGTAAGCGGGTCGCCGCCCTGCTTCTGCTACATGACCGCGGGCGGTGA
- a CDS encoding FABP family protein, translating to MSSDDASTSGLTPGSGDRAVAAAAERARETAGRNIPGFDDLPVPADTANLRLGVGLNDALLALLPMVGVWRGEGEGRDSDGDYRFGQQIVVSHDGRDYLNWDSRSWRLSETGEFEVAWLRETGFWRFVDDPADPGESQAIELLLAHSAGYVELFYGSPITQSSWELATDALARSKSGALVGGAKRLYGIVEGGDLAYVEERVDADGGLVPHLSARLTRFVG from the coding sequence GTGAGTTCTGACGACGCGTCGACGAGCGGTCTGACCCCGGGATCCGGCGACCGCGCCGTTGCTGCGGCCGCCGAACGCGCCAGGGAGACCGCGGGCCGAAACATCCCCGGGTTCGACGATCTGCCGGTTCCCGCGGACACCGCAAACCTCCGGCTTGGCGTCGGGCTCAATGACGCACTGCTGGCCCTGCTGCCGATGGTCGGTGTCTGGCGCGGCGAGGGCGAGGGCCGCGACTCCGACGGCGACTACCGATTCGGCCAGCAGATCGTGGTCTCGCACGATGGCCGCGACTACCTCAACTGGGATTCCCGGTCGTGGCGGCTGTCCGAGACCGGCGAGTTCGAGGTCGCCTGGCTGCGCGAGACCGGGTTCTGGCGGTTCGTCGATGATCCGGCCGACCCGGGCGAGTCCCAGGCCATCGAGCTACTGCTGGCCCACTCCGCCGGCTATGTCGAGCTGTTCTACGGCAGTCCCATCACGCAGTCGTCCTGGGAATTGGCCACCGACGCGCTGGCACGCAGCAAGTCGGGTGCGCTGGTCGGCGGCGCCAAGCGGCTGTACGGCATCGTCGAGGGTGGTGATCTCGCCTACGTCGAGGAACGCGTCGATGCCGACGGCGGACTGGTGCCCCACCTCTCGGCCCGACTGACTCGATTCGTCGGCTAG
- a CDS encoding DUF1416 domain-containing protein, with the protein MCSAPKQGVTLPSGVDLEKETVITGRVVDGAGQTVGGAFVRLLDGSDEFTAEVVASATGDFRFFAAPGSWTLRALSPSGNGDASIAPSGAGIHEIDVKVA; encoded by the coding sequence ATGTGCTCTGCACCTAAGCAAGGCGTGACGTTGCCCTCGGGCGTCGACCTCGAGAAGGAGACGGTCATCACCGGCCGCGTCGTTGATGGCGCCGGCCAGACCGTCGGTGGGGCATTCGTGCGCCTTCTCGACGGCTCTGACGAGTTCACCGCAGAGGTCGTCGCGTCGGCGACCGGTGACTTCCGGTTCTTCGCGGCACCGGGTTCGTGGACGCTGCGCGCACTGTCGCCCTCCGGCAACGGCGATGCCAGCATCGCCCCGTCCGGCGCCGGTATCCACGAGATCGACGTCAAGGTCGCCTGA
- a CDS encoding sulfurtransferase, giving the protein MARSDVLVSTEWAENNLEAPNTVFVEVDEDASAYDVGHIAGAVKLDWKKDLQDPVKRDFIDQQQFSKLLSDKGIGNDDTVILYGGNNNWFAAYAYWYFKLYGHDDVKLIDGGRKKWELDGRALSSDTVDRPSTSYVAKAPNNDIRAFRDEVIASIGEKNLVDVRSPDEFSGKILAPAHLPQEQSQRPGHVPGAINVPWSKAANEDGTFKSDEALAKLYAEAGLDGERKIIAYCRIGERSSHTWFVLQELLGHKNVKNYDGSWCEYGSLVGAPIELGS; this is encoded by the coding sequence ATGGCTCGCAGTGACGTGCTCGTCAGCACCGAATGGGCTGAGAACAACCTCGAGGCCCCCAACACCGTGTTCGTCGAGGTCGACGAGGACGCGTCGGCCTACGACGTCGGTCATATCGCCGGGGCGGTGAAGCTGGACTGGAAGAAGGACCTGCAGGACCCCGTCAAGCGTGACTTCATCGACCAGCAGCAGTTCTCGAAGCTCCTGTCGGATAAGGGCATCGGCAACGACGACACCGTGATCCTGTACGGCGGCAACAACAACTGGTTCGCGGCCTACGCCTACTGGTACTTCAAGCTGTACGGCCACGACGACGTCAAGCTCATCGACGGCGGGCGCAAGAAGTGGGAACTCGACGGGCGTGCGCTCTCCAGCGACACCGTCGACCGGCCATCCACCTCATATGTGGCCAAGGCCCCGAACAATGACATCCGTGCGTTCCGCGACGAGGTGATCGCGTCGATCGGCGAGAAGAATCTGGTGGACGTCCGCTCCCCCGACGAGTTCTCGGGCAAGATCCTGGCGCCGGCGCATCTGCCGCAGGAGCAGAGCCAGCGTCCGGGCCACGTACCCGGTGCCATCAACGTGCCGTGGAGCAAGGCAGCCAATGAGGACGGCACTTTCAAGTCCGACGAGGCCCTGGCCAAGCTGTACGCGGAGGCCGGCCTGGATGGCGAGAGGAAGATCATCGCGTACTGCCGAATCGGTGAGCGCTCGTCGCACACCTGGTTCGTGCTGCAGGAATTGTTGGGCCACAAGAACGTCAAGAACTATGACGGCAGTTGGTGCGAATACGGCTCCCTGGTGGGTGCCCCGATTGAGTTGGGAAGTTAA
- a CDS encoding DUF4395 domain-containing protein, which produces MSNQNFDQVDVRGPRFSAWVTTAVIVAALLTSAVSHTTAALLLAAQGVVFAVGALGGPRRQPYGQIFARLISPRLGPVTKREPVPPLKFAQFVGLIFAVAGTVGFALGWTALGWTATALALIAAFLNAAFDICLGCQLYPLVARLRRVRETPHVPA; this is translated from the coding sequence GTGTCGAACCAGAACTTTGATCAGGTTGACGTTCGCGGTCCGCGTTTTTCCGCGTGGGTGACCACGGCCGTCATCGTGGCGGCCCTGCTCACCTCTGCCGTCAGCCACACCACAGCGGCGCTACTTCTCGCCGCCCAGGGCGTGGTCTTCGCCGTGGGCGCACTCGGTGGCCCCCGCAGGCAGCCCTACGGTCAGATCTTCGCCAGGCTCATCTCGCCCCGGCTCGGTCCGGTGACCAAGCGCGAGCCCGTACCGCCCCTGAAGTTCGCGCAGTTCGTCGGCCTCATCTTCGCGGTGGCAGGCACAGTCGGCTTCGCGCTCGGCTGGACAGCGCTGGGGTGGACGGCAACCGCCCTCGCGTTGATCGCCGCATTCCTCAACGCCGCCTTCGACATCTGTCTGGGCTGTCAGCTGTACCCGCTCGTCGCTCGTCTGCGTCGAGTGAGGGAAACACCTCACGTCCCCGCCTGA
- a CDS encoding Ms5788A family Cys-rich leader peptide gives MTRSLGKLSVVSARLEPMLTKRRAVDLCRVAGCCCCCCSC, from the coding sequence ATGACGCGGTCTTTGGGTAAGCTGTCGGTCGTGTCCGCCCGCCTTGAGCCCATGCTCACCAAGCGCCGCGCAGTCGATCTGTGCCGCGTCGCGGGTTGTTGCTGTTGTTGTTGTAGCTGCTGA
- a CDS encoding thioredoxin family protein yields the protein MSTSVVAVIAILVGALGVAYVIGRLMTLRAGLMRAQSAEDSVDTSDLGLSTTGPTIVHFTATWCGPCAAVRRVVDQVCAELPAVAHVEIDMDANPDAARRLSVLSLPTTFVFDVDGRRRYRATGVPRVADLRSAVEPLLAQ from the coding sequence ATGAGCACTTCGGTCGTCGCGGTCATCGCGATCCTCGTCGGCGCGCTGGGCGTGGCCTACGTGATCGGACGACTGATGACGCTGCGGGCCGGCCTGATGCGCGCCCAGTCGGCCGAGGACTCCGTCGACACCAGCGACCTGGGCCTGTCGACGACCGGACCGACCATCGTCCACTTCACCGCCACGTGGTGCGGACCGTGCGCGGCCGTACGCCGTGTCGTCGACCAGGTATGCGCGGAGCTACCCGCCGTCGCTCACGTCGAGATCGATATGGACGCCAATCCAGACGCGGCACGGCGCCTTTCAGTGCTGTCGTTGCCGACGACCTTCGTCTTCGACGTCGACGGCCGCAGGCGATATCGCGCCACCGGTGTGCCCAGGGTCGCTGACCTGCGGTCGGCCGTCGAACCGCTATTGGCCCAATGA
- the lmeA gene encoding mannan chain length control protein LmeA produces MRRILIGLIAGLTSLVVAAVGVDFGAAIYAEYRWARSVRTANDLGFDPWVSILGFPFITQAREHHYGEVEMRAYGVAHPLVGKVSLESTLHDVDPSGSSWLVAPDTTLQVGKVESRIIVDSTHVGRFMGVKDLLVEAPTRETNDATGGTTESGISDSHGLVFTGTPTAAGLDLRVSVSVDLTIVGEDRTTVALTPTGVLTGPGTADQEVPDEQLAAVLAAFTTRLPGMRLPFGIAPTSGGARGSDVIVEGIAEGLTLPLDGFRQS; encoded by the coding sequence GTGCGCAGGATCCTGATCGGTCTCATCGCGGGCCTGACATCGCTCGTCGTCGCAGCCGTCGGTGTGGACTTCGGGGCCGCGATCTACGCCGAGTACCGCTGGGCCCGCAGCGTCAGGACCGCCAACGACCTGGGCTTTGACCCGTGGGTCAGCATCCTGGGCTTCCCCTTCATCACCCAGGCGCGCGAGCACCACTACGGCGAGGTGGAGATGCGCGCCTACGGTGTCGCGCACCCCCTGGTGGGGAAGGTCTCACTGGAGTCCACGCTGCACGACGTCGACCCGAGCGGGTCGTCCTGGCTGGTCGCGCCCGACACCACCCTGCAGGTCGGCAAGGTCGAGAGCCGCATCATCGTCGACTCGACTCACGTGGGCCGCTTCATGGGCGTCAAGGACCTTCTCGTCGAGGCGCCGACGCGGGAGACCAACGACGCCACCGGGGGCACCACCGAGTCGGGCATATCCGACAGCCACGGCCTGGTGTTCACCGGTACGCCCACCGCGGCCGGTTTGGACCTGCGGGTCAGCGTCTCGGTGGACCTGACGATCGTCGGCGAGGATCGGACGACGGTGGCACTGACACCCACCGGCGTACTCACGGGGCCCGGTACCGCCGACCAGGAGGTGCCCGACGAGCAGCTCGCCGCGGTGCTCGCCGCATTCACCACCCGCCTGCCGGGCATGCGGCTGCCCTTCGGCATCGCACCCACCAGCGGAGGCGCCCGCGGGTCCGACGTCATCGTCGAGGGCATCGCCGAGGGACTAACCCTGCCCCTGGATGGGTTCCGACAGTCATGA
- a CDS encoding response regulator transcription factor, giving the protein MDLLLLTVDPHPESVLPSLALLAHTVRAAPTEVSSLLEAGSADVAIVDARTDLAAARGLCRLLGTTGTSVPVVAVVNEGGLVAVSVEWGLDEILLPSTGPAEIDARLRLLVGRRGGVADQESLGKVSLGELVIDEGTYTARLRGRPLDLTYKEFELLKYLALHAGRVFTRAQLLQEVWGYDFFGGTRTVDVHVRRLRAKLGPEYEALIGTVRNVGYKAVRPARGRTAAPEPDPADDVDDVDDYAAENYDTAPENMSDAFDPLRTQ; this is encoded by the coding sequence TTGGATCTTTTACTTCTGACCGTCGACCCGCATCCCGAGTCGGTCCTGCCCTCGCTGGCGTTGTTGGCGCACACCGTGCGTGCCGCGCCGACCGAGGTGTCCTCACTTCTCGAGGCGGGCAGCGCCGATGTGGCGATAGTCGACGCACGCACCGACCTGGCCGCTGCCCGTGGGTTGTGCAGGCTGCTCGGCACCACGGGGACGTCGGTTCCCGTCGTGGCCGTGGTCAACGAGGGCGGTCTGGTGGCCGTCAGCGTCGAGTGGGGTCTCGATGAGATCCTGCTGCCCAGCACCGGGCCCGCCGAGATCGACGCCAGGCTGCGGCTGCTCGTCGGCCGCCGAGGTGGCGTCGCCGACCAGGAGAGCCTCGGCAAGGTGAGCCTCGGTGAACTCGTCATCGACGAGGGCACGTACACCGCGCGCCTGCGTGGCCGGCCACTCGACCTCACCTACAAGGAGTTCGAGCTGCTGAAGTACCTCGCACTGCACGCCGGACGGGTCTTCACCCGCGCGCAGTTGTTGCAGGAGGTGTGGGGGTACGACTTCTTCGGCGGCACCCGGACAGTCGACGTGCACGTGCGACGGCTTCGCGCCAAGCTCGGCCCGGAGTACGAGGCGCTGATCGGCACGGTCCGCAACGTCGGCTACAAGGCGGTGCGGCCCGCCCGCGGTCGCACGGCCGCCCCGGAGCCCGACCCTGCCGACGACGTGGACGATGTGGACGACTACGCCGCAGAGAACTACGACACAGCGCCCGAGAACATGTCGGACGCCTTCGACCCCCTCCGCACGCAGTGA
- the mshD gene encoding mycothiol synthase, whose product MIAWHPTLSEAEQRRIRDIVDAATAADGVAPVGDGVLRELPHDRTRHLLAVDAEATDGSGIVGYLNLVPGSAEAPAMAEVVVHPAARRRGIGSALVRAGLAEGGDGARIWAHGNLEAARALAKSLGLNSVRELLQMRRSLADLPEVTVAPGVRLRTYAGPADDAELLRVNNAAFSWHPEQGGWTEAEVAERRAESWFDAEGLFLAFDEETGGQERSDRGIGTGGLLGFHWTKVHEPGPGGQDPGSGLGEVYIVGVDPAAQGRGLGATLTLVGLHHLSDRLGPSATVMLYVEADNSAAVKTYERLGFDVFSADVAYTAG is encoded by the coding sequence ATGATCGCCTGGCACCCAACACTGTCCGAGGCCGAGCAGCGTCGGATCCGCGACATCGTCGATGCCGCTACGGCGGCTGACGGTGTCGCCCCGGTGGGGGACGGGGTGCTCCGAGAGTTGCCCCACGACCGCACCCGGCACCTACTGGCCGTCGATGCTGAGGCCACCGATGGTTCTGGGATCGTCGGCTATCTGAACCTGGTGCCGGGGTCCGCAGAGGCACCCGCAATGGCCGAGGTCGTCGTGCACCCCGCGGCGCGCAGGCGCGGTATCGGTTCGGCGCTGGTCCGAGCCGGGCTCGCCGAGGGCGGTGACGGTGCCAGGATCTGGGCACACGGCAATCTCGAGGCCGCCCGCGCGTTGGCAAAGTCGTTGGGCCTGAACAGCGTTCGTGAACTGCTACAGATGCGACGGTCGCTCGCCGACCTACCCGAGGTGACCGTGGCGCCCGGCGTGCGGCTGCGCACGTACGCCGGACCCGCCGATGACGCCGAGCTGCTTCGCGTCAACAACGCGGCGTTCTCCTGGCATCCCGAGCAGGGCGGGTGGACCGAGGCTGAGGTGGCTGAGCGGCGCGCGGAGTCTTGGTTCGACGCGGAGGGGCTGTTCCTGGCGTTCGACGAGGAGACCGGCGGGCAGGAGCGAAGCGACCGGGGGATTGGCACCGGCGGGCTGCTGGGCTTTCACTGGACGAAGGTTCATGAACCCGGGCCCGGTGGGCAGGACCCGGGGAGTGGCTTGGGTGAGGTCTACATCGTCGGCGTCGACCCCGCGGCCCAGGGCCGTGGTCTGGGAGCCACGCTGACACTGGTCGGCCTACACCATCTGAGTGACCGGCTGGGGCCCTCCGCCACCGTGATGCTTTACGTCGAGGCAGATAACTCAGCCGCGGTGAAGACGTACGAGCGCTTGGGATTCGATGTTTTCAGCGCTGACGTGGCGTACACCGCCGGTTAG